From a single Fundidesulfovibrio terrae genomic region:
- a CDS encoding methyl-accepting chemotaxis protein: MLRSLSISTRIYLSLLGLAFFLIATVGGFLFGADRIRDLILTEVGVMMLDAQKAKIEVATRGAAETFGQLLQSVPKEQQLDFLRKAISTFRYEEDKSGYLFINEGNTIRVHPVNAALQGKDMSDVKDRNNVYFTNEMQQKAKQGGGFVEYTFPKPGKGDQPKLSFATTIPDTPYWVGTGVYIDNIDAEKARIGDVITSVIRKNTTTVLVCVCLAILLLVLPSTYFVVRSITRPIALATDAAQQVAEGNYDIRVDEAGRDEASKLARALNSMSGTLRESIEKITAKTREAEQKAEAAELASREAEAAKCQAEQAKSEGMLQAAGRLESIVGVLGAASDQLTEQIENSNRGAHSQADRIAETATAMDEMTATVLEVAKNAAMAAETSDSARTQAESGSQVVSDVLAGMRQVQAQSDQLKQDMRQLGKQAEDIGRVLTVISDIADQTNLLALNAAIEAARAGDAGRGFAVVADEVRKLAEKTMTATREVGDAITSIQQSARRNVENVERSVALIGDAAGLAGKSGQALSEIVGLVGSTSDQVRSIATASEEQSAASEEISRSIEQVNAISADTSRIMNEAATAVAELAGQAHKLQELIQDLQHEAGGT, from the coding sequence ACGGTAGGCGGATTCCTCTTCGGTGCGGACAGGATCCGCGATCTCATCCTCACAGAGGTCGGCGTGATGATGCTCGACGCCCAGAAAGCCAAAATCGAAGTGGCCACGCGGGGGGCGGCCGAAACCTTCGGACAGCTCTTGCAGTCCGTCCCCAAGGAGCAGCAGCTCGACTTCCTGCGCAAGGCCATCTCGACGTTCCGCTACGAAGAGGACAAATCCGGGTATCTCTTCATCAACGAAGGCAACACCATCCGGGTTCACCCGGTCAACGCGGCACTCCAGGGGAAGGACATGTCCGACGTCAAGGACAGGAACAACGTCTACTTCACCAACGAGATGCAGCAGAAAGCCAAGCAAGGCGGTGGATTCGTCGAATATACCTTCCCCAAGCCCGGCAAAGGAGACCAGCCCAAGCTGTCGTTCGCAACAACCATCCCGGACACTCCTTATTGGGTCGGAACAGGCGTGTACATCGACAACATCGACGCGGAAAAGGCCCGCATCGGGGATGTCATAACGAGTGTGATCCGAAAGAACACGACCACTGTTCTCGTCTGCGTCTGCCTCGCGATCCTGTTATTGGTTCTGCCATCCACCTATTTCGTCGTGCGCAGCATCACCCGGCCCATCGCGCTGGCCACCGACGCGGCGCAACAGGTGGCCGAGGGCAACTACGACATCCGCGTCGACGAGGCCGGGCGGGATGAAGCTTCCAAGCTCGCCCGGGCGCTGAACTCCATGTCAGGCACCCTGCGCGAAAGCATTGAAAAGATCACCGCTAAAACCCGGGAAGCGGAACAGAAGGCCGAGGCAGCCGAACTGGCCTCGCGCGAAGCCGAGGCGGCCAAGTGCCAGGCCGAGCAGGCCAAGAGCGAAGGCATGCTGCAGGCTGCCGGCCGCCTCGAGTCCATCGTGGGTGTGCTGGGCGCGGCCTCGGACCAGCTCACGGAACAGATCGAGAACTCGAACAGGGGAGCCCACTCCCAGGCGGACCGCATAGCGGAAACGGCCACGGCCATGGATGAGATGACCGCCACGGTCCTGGAGGTGGCCAAGAACGCGGCCATGGCCGCCGAGACGTCCGATTCGGCCCGGACCCAGGCGGAATCGGGGTCGCAAGTTGTCAGCGACGTGCTGGCGGGCATGAGACAGGTTCAGGCCCAGTCGGACCAGCTCAAGCAGGACATGCGCCAACTGGGCAAACAGGCCGAGGACATCGGACGGGTGCTCACTGTCATATCGGACATCGCGGACCAGACCAACCTGCTGGCCCTGAACGCGGCCATCGAAGCCGCCCGCGCAGGGGACGCGGGGCGCGGCTTCGCCGTGGTGGCCGACGAGGTGAGAAAGCTCGCCGAAAAGACCATGACCGCCACCCGCGAAGTGGGCGACGCCATCACCTCCATCCAGCAAAGCGCCAGGCGAAACGTGGAGAACGTGGAACGCTCCGTGGCCCTCATCGGCGACGCGGCCGGGCTCGCGGGAAAATCAGGCCAGGCGCTCAGTGAAATCGTCGGGCTGGTTGGATCGACCTCGGATCAGGTGCGCTCCATAGCCACCGCCTCCGAAGAACAGTCAGCCGCCAGCGAGGAGATCAGCCGCTCCATCGAGCAGGTGAACGCCATCTCCGCCGACACGTCGCGCATCATGAACGAAGCGGCCACGGCAGTGGCCGAACTGGCGGGACAGGCCCACAAGCTCCAGGAACTCATCCAGGACCTACAGCACGAAGCCGGTGGGACGTAG
- the rpsT gene encoding 30S ribosomal protein S20 yields MANHKSALKRHRQSLVARARNRSAKTQVKNVIKAVRAAIDQKDAAAATAALKEATAVLDSAASKKIIHWKTAARKVSRLNLAVNKIGA; encoded by the coding sequence TTGGCCAATCATAAGTCCGCGCTGAAAAGGCACCGTCAGAGCCTCGTTGCCCGCGCCCGCAACCGTTCCGCTAAGACCCAGGTGAAGAACGTCATCAAGGCCGTGCGCGCCGCCATCGACCAGAAGGACGCCGCCGCTGCCACCGCCGCTCTGAAGGAAGCCACCGCCGTCCTCGACAGCGCCGCCTCCAAGAAGATCATTCACTGGAAGACCGCCGCTCGCAAGGTCTCCCGGCTGAATCTGGCCGTCAACAAGATCGGCGCCTAG
- the glyS gene encoding glycine--tRNA ligase subunit beta codes for MPAFLLEIGFEEMPSRFLASLTGELRQGLAGLLEQNKLGFVEVKAWATPRRLTALVEGLDAVQRREEEVVTGPPVKAAYDASGNPTPAALGFAKGQGAQMSDVFTVDTPKGQYLAVRKATGGTEAAALLPGICAAVFKSFNFPKKMHWGSLDYTFGRPIRWIVALLDNEVIPFEVATVASGRATYGHRVMGAGPWELATVADYFPTLESKGCVTLDPEVRRASIVKQCEEASASAGGRAIIGERLLEEVCGLVEYPLVILGNFDKRYLELPRQVLLTSMESHQKSFGVEDDKGRLLPHFLTTAGLKPTDVALVRKGWERVLKARLEDARFFWETDLASSFDTWLNKLDNVTFLAPLGSMGSKTRRIEALCGKLAELAAPSIMLDLCQAGRLSKADLVSEMVGEFADLQGVMGGVYARKKGENEQVAQAISEQYLPLGPDSPVPASLAGALLSVADKIDTLAGCFGLEMIPTGAADPYALRRQVLGICRTVIEHGLRLNLEALVDAAFAGYSGVAWKLNPAEAKTKLVEFFGSRLKAWYQGKGVRPQVVEAAMGAGFTDVWALDARVAALVRFSEGVGFDQAVLAFKRAANIIRKQAAELTLTGSVDKASLVEPAELALADTLAATASRFEELWAADDFDALFGLLGELRPAVDAFFDNVMVMCDDETLKMSRLNLLKSLVDRLGRLADFAALQV; via the coding sequence ATGCCCGCCTTTCTACTGGAAATCGGCTTCGAGGAAATGCCCTCGCGCTTCCTGGCCTCCCTCACCGGGGAGCTGCGCCAGGGACTCGCCGGGCTTCTGGAGCAGAACAAACTGGGATTCGTCGAGGTCAAGGCCTGGGCCACCCCGCGCCGCCTGACCGCGCTGGTGGAAGGTCTGGACGCCGTGCAGCGCCGCGAGGAAGAGGTCGTCACCGGTCCGCCCGTGAAGGCCGCCTACGACGCCTCCGGCAACCCCACCCCTGCCGCCCTCGGGTTCGCCAAGGGCCAGGGCGCGCAGATGTCCGACGTGTTCACCGTGGACACCCCAAAGGGCCAGTACCTCGCCGTGCGCAAGGCCACAGGCGGGACCGAGGCCGCCGCGCTCCTGCCCGGCATCTGCGCCGCCGTGTTCAAGTCCTTCAACTTCCCCAAGAAGATGCACTGGGGCAGCCTCGACTACACCTTCGGCCGCCCCATCCGCTGGATCGTGGCCTTGCTGGATAACGAGGTCATCCCCTTCGAGGTGGCCACCGTGGCCTCCGGGCGCGCCACCTACGGCCACCGGGTCATGGGGGCCGGCCCCTGGGAACTGGCCACTGTGGCCGACTATTTCCCTACTCTTGAGAGCAAGGGCTGCGTGACCCTGGACCCCGAGGTCCGTCGCGCATCCATCGTCAAGCAGTGCGAGGAGGCCTCCGCCTCTGCCGGGGGCAGGGCCATCATCGGCGAGCGCTTGCTGGAGGAAGTCTGCGGACTGGTGGAATACCCGCTGGTGATCCTGGGCAATTTCGACAAGCGCTATCTCGAACTGCCCAGGCAGGTGCTGCTCACCAGCATGGAGAGCCACCAGAAGAGCTTCGGCGTGGAGGACGACAAGGGCCGCCTGCTGCCGCACTTCCTGACCACGGCAGGGCTCAAGCCCACCGACGTGGCCCTGGTGCGCAAGGGCTGGGAGCGCGTGCTCAAGGCTCGCCTGGAGGACGCCCGCTTCTTCTGGGAGACCGATCTGGCCTCCAGCTTCGACACTTGGCTTAACAAGCTCGACAACGTCACCTTCCTGGCTCCGCTCGGGTCCATGGGGAGCAAGACCCGGCGCATCGAGGCCCTGTGCGGCAAGCTGGCCGAACTGGCCGCCCCCTCCATCATGCTGGACCTCTGCCAGGCCGGACGGCTTTCCAAGGCCGATCTGGTGTCCGAGATGGTGGGTGAATTCGCCGACCTCCAGGGCGTCATGGGTGGCGTCTACGCCCGCAAGAAGGGCGAGAACGAGCAGGTTGCCCAGGCCATTTCCGAGCAGTACCTGCCGCTCGGCCCCGACAGCCCCGTGCCCGCGAGCTTGGCCGGAGCGCTCCTGTCCGTCGCCGACAAGATCGACACCCTGGCTGGATGCTTCGGCCTGGAGATGATCCCCACCGGCGCGGCCGACCCCTACGCCCTGCGCCGCCAGGTGCTGGGCATCTGCCGTACCGTCATCGAGCACGGCCTGCGCCTGAATCTGGAAGCCCTCGTGGACGCGGCTTTCGCGGGCTACTCCGGTGTGGCCTGGAAGCTCAACCCCGCCGAGGCAAAGACCAAGCTGGTGGAGTTCTTCGGATCGCGCCTCAAGGCCTGGTACCAGGGCAAGGGCGTGCGCCCGCAGGTGGTGGAAGCCGCCATGGGCGCGGGCTTCACCGACGTCTGGGCTCTGGACGCCCGCGTGGCCGCCCTGGTGCGTTTCAGCGAGGGCGTGGGTTTTGACCAGGCCGTGCTGGCCTTCAAACGCGCGGCCAACATCATCCGCAAGCAGGCCGCCGAACTCACGCTGACCGGTTCCGTGGACAAGGCGTCCCTGGTTGAGCCTGCCGAATTGGCCTTGGCCGACACCCTGGCCGCCACGGCCTCCCGCTTCGAGGAGCTGTGGGCCGCCGACGACTTCGACGCCCTGTTCGGTTTGCTTGGCGAACTGCGTCCGGCCGTGGACGCGTTCTTCGACAACGTCATGGTGATGTGCGACGACGAGACCTTGAAGATGAGCCGCCTCAATCTGCTGAAATCGCTGGTGGACCGCCTGGGACGCCTGGCGGACTTCGCCGCGCTGCAGGTGTAG